The sequence tcaaccttgctgactggagattccaagatcaaggtttcgaatgagacaactaatttgtggtagttaaaggtaaacactatcagataattttattatctgtcccttccctatggtgttgatgtgatagtgtgactgcatgtggaggatgacttttaattaagtcttaatgagttctatagtttcaatttaagattgaagtggggtgtagcagtaacactcttgatggaactcacctatctgaatgaggaagtgggtcgcttcctatgagaatggagccaattctttagagcattctgagaaacaggatatgtccagggccaaaatggacaaaacggcacgaacttagcaacacttggaggatatcatgcgtggatattatttgaactacaccaaacgctagcagttcaagacatcgcgttcactgtttagctagtagttccggtaacttctcactaagcaaggttcaagacctcatggacacctttgcctaaatggtattttccttactctgattttttcgttttccgacatttcattcatgtgggggattgttggagaaaatgagttttaattaaaaagattttatggtcttggtatggtttgatctaatgacctaagggtctaaggatactcactcatttttgggtgaatgaagtggaacctttagtcccacattgtggaaaactaaagaggagctccactatataatcatacacttatgtatgaattgtaaaacgtgggtggagcgggtgggcaaaaatacatattttgacccatgcgatatacgcgtataccatgcaccaagtccctttcctacggatttatttttggagaattttttctttaggaatttaattccaaaattattttttaagagttttatttgtgggaaattccttttacgagttttacttgtttttgaagaaaacaaaaaacctaacttgatttgccagtatctcatcctataaatatgactcgaaattctgttttaaaaacacacaagcagcgactatctctaggtctacttttcttcttcttcttatattttgtgcggcgttttgcttccatccctgttgctgagttcaagagtgggtaacttgcgttgtgctaactcaagttatatcgggcagtcttatcctggacacatcttcgcacgttggggtttagcattacttcagagtatacccgcgaactaatgtgttaagaacagcttgttgaacctgtgattctgccctcatcaatttgttcgtgatagagttgtttgatactgttctttatatttattgtttgatacatctgacgtttcttcaattgttgcaagattccaacaaatgCAGTGGCAGATTTACTTGCCAAATGGGGTGCAAACAATTCTGTGCTCGGTCCTTGATGTACATCTCCCTATTATCATTTCCTAGTTATATCGCGAAGTCAGCAATTGAATCAAGGGGATTTCAGTTAGTGGCAGTTAATTCAGgcgcaatatatatatatgtctctGGGATTCCCAGGGAAACCTCCATCTCTATAACTTGCACACTTCCGAttatacacattcaggtaactaGCCTTGGGCTACCAATTCTCTCTTAGATATCCACAGTATGTTCCAAAGTTTTAATGCTTCAACACCTGCAGAACGCTCATGATTCAGACCATCACGTCTGTGTCATGGCAAAAAAAGACTCCCAAAAAAAAGccaaataaatatttatttatttttcttcattttctgttTTCCAGTCATCATCGAAACAAGATAAGTACTATCTAGTTCTTATCATGACAAAGTAAGAGGAAAACATAGTATCTCTCTTCTAAAAATTTGTAATAATAGCATCCATTGTTCTATTTGTATAAGTCAAATTAGCATCCAGAAGCATAATCCGGCTTctgaaacgaagaagaagaagaattgataaACTGGATACAGCCTTTGATGGCTGATAAAACTCAAAGACTACTTCCTATTAAATGAGTGCTCTTCGCCATTGTTGCTGATGGTATCACCACTTCATCACTTTTGTCTTCGCTTTCGTCCCGGGAGGATATTCAAACCCCTCCTTATCCAACTCCATTCTTTCCGCGACaggttgttggaaatcctttTGAAGTTCTCCTATGTTGATAAACGTCTTGTCCCTGTCCAACCCCATTTTGGCCAATGTGGTCCTGTCTCTGTTCAATGCCATTCGGGACAATATTTGTGCGACTCCGTTAACCTCACTCTTGATTTGTCTAACAATGCAGGTGCCATACAGTTCCTTTACTTTCTTGACCAACTCCCTTAATTTGAACGCCTTGTTTTCAAGGTCTGATGTAAAATTAAAATTGCCATTGATGCTTTCCACAACTGCTATGTTGTCACTCTCAATTATAACCCCCTTAACTCTATCAATTGAAGCACATTGTTTATCCCCGAGTTTCTTTCGTAACGGACTATTAATGTTTTTCAGCTCAATGAACTTTCTAAGAGAATTTGCCATACCAGTCATTTCACTTGCTCTGCTATTAGTCTTGCTAGGATTTGGGTTAAATTCAGCGACTACCCACTCGGAATCATGGTCCCTAATTAAATAGGCAGAAGTACCAACCTGGTTCTTCACTGAACCACTTGAGTTAGATTTCAAGAAGTCTCTTGGAGGTGCCACCCACTTATAATTTTCAGCTGACATTGTGAGCATACTCCTGGCCTTAATAAGCATCGACAACCTCATTTTTCACTACATTAAAAAAAGATGGTGACAATTTAGAAGTTTCCCTACAGAGAAACAACATCTTAACATGCATTCATCTAAGAAAACTATAGCACTGCAATGCATATGCTTGCAAAACACCAGTTCCCGAACTAAACCAAATAACTTGCTATAGAACAAAAAcaaacattaaaaaccaaaagctGAAATCACCTCTTACAGTGAAATTTCTGTTTCAAATGAGTTGATAAATTATTCTTTAACCTATCAAgtgaagaaatcaaaggttagTACGGAGAAACACTTTTAAAAGTCTTCAAAAAATCTCATATAATACAGAGAAATTTAAAAATTAGTACATTGAAACTTAACTAAGATGAAAACTCAAAGTAATGTTAAATACTCGTAGAAATCAACCAACCATATAGAAGGTTCCTAGAATCAGTTTTTTAGGTCTCATTCGAGTAGTATTCAGGGTCTCATTCAAATGGTTAGATAGAAAAATGGGAAAATTGGGAATATGCCTCAAAATCCAGTGTCATCTTGGGGATATGCCTGGATTGGGGCATATTACCGAAAACTGGAATTTCGGGGCATATCCCCAAGATGACTCTGGATTTTGGGGCATATTtccaagtttcctagaaaaataatTGACTTCCAAGAATCCATAGGACCATAGATACTTTCATCACAGAGGTGTATATGTTCTAATAAAGCATTTTATGGTATATGTTATTTAGATTACTATTTGCAACAAATGAAACTTAAAACAGTGAAGAGACATGGTTATGGTGAAATTACCTTAAAATTTATGTGTCAAATGAGTTGATTATGTA is a genomic window of Papaver somniferum cultivar HN1 unplaced genomic scaffold, ASM357369v1 unplaced-scaffold_137, whole genome shotgun sequence containing:
- the LOC113334519 gene encoding uncharacterized protein LOC113334519; amino-acid sequence: MRLSMLIKARSMLTMSAENYKWVAPPRDFLKSNSSGSVKNQVGTSAYLIRDHDSEWVVAEFNPNPSKTNSRASEMTGMANSLRKFIELKNINSPLRKKLGDKQCASIDRVKGVIIESDNIAVVESINGNFNFTSDLENKAFKLRELVKKVKELYGTCIVRQIKSEVNGVAQILSRMALNRDRTTLAKMGLDRDKTFINIGELQKDFQQPVAERMELDKEGFEYPPGTKAKTKVMKW